One genomic segment of Catalinimonas alkaloidigena includes these proteins:
- a CDS encoding homocysteine S-methyltransferase family protein: MNITKEKLHQLLSEKVLILDGAMGTMIQGYQLEEEDFRNEALKDHDKPLKGNNDLLSVTRPDVIKEIHAIYYEAGADIAETNTFSSTSIAQADYGLEHLVYELNYQSAKIAKEVAEEFTAREPDKPRFVAGSLGPTNRTASLSPDVNDPGYRAITFDQLVEAYREQAVGLIDGGVDLLLVETVFDTLNAKAALFALNSLMEEKELDIPIMVSGTITDASGRTLSGQTTEAFWSSVMHGNLFTIGLNCALGAKDLLPYIKELDKHATCHVSAHPNAGLPNEFGEYDQTPEQMAAELEPFVKNGHLNILGGCCGTTPEHIRKIAEMAAKYSPRTTKNSSLSEA, from the coding sequence ATGAATATTACAAAAGAAAAACTGCATCAATTATTAAGCGAAAAAGTATTAATTCTGGATGGTGCCATGGGTACCATGATACAGGGCTATCAGCTTGAGGAGGAAGACTTTCGTAATGAGGCGCTGAAAGATCACGATAAACCCCTAAAGGGTAATAACGATCTGCTTTCTGTCACCCGACCGGATGTAATCAAAGAGATACATGCCATTTATTATGAGGCTGGGGCAGACATTGCGGAAACCAATACGTTCAGTTCTACATCTATTGCCCAGGCTGACTATGGGCTGGAGCATCTGGTATATGAACTGAACTACCAGTCGGCTAAAATCGCCAAAGAGGTGGCTGAAGAGTTTACTGCCCGTGAGCCGGATAAGCCCAGGTTTGTGGCAGGCTCCTTAGGCCCAACCAACCGTACAGCCTCTCTATCTCCAGATGTTAATGATCCTGGCTACCGGGCCATCACTTTTGATCAGTTGGTAGAAGCGTATCGTGAGCAGGCTGTGGGCCTGATTGATGGTGGTGTTGATCTGTTGCTCGTTGAGACTGTGTTTGATACACTCAATGCCAAAGCTGCCTTATTTGCCCTCAACTCACTTATGGAAGAAAAAGAGCTGGACATTCCTATTATGGTATCTGGCACTATTACCGATGCGAGCGGACGTACCCTCTCCGGGCAAACCACCGAAGCTTTCTGGAGCTCAGTGATGCATGGGAACCTATTCACTATAGGACTCAACTGTGCGCTGGGAGCAAAGGATTTACTGCCTTATATCAAAGAACTGGACAAACATGCTACCTGCCACGTTTCAGCACACCCTAATGCCGGGCTACCCAACGAGTTTGGTGAATATGACCAAACGCCTGAGCAAATGGCTGCGGAGCTGGAGCCTTTTGTTAAAAACGGCCACCTGAATATTCTGGGAGGCTGCTGTGGTACAACTCCTGAGCATATACGCAAAATTGCTGAAATGGCAGCCAAGTATTCGCCGCGGACAACAAAAAACTCAAGCTTGTCAGAAGCCTGA
- the metH gene encoding methionine synthase, whose product MSNTTNIEDSLVAKVTKDPNIPDMRLSGLEPLLVNETTGFVNVGERTNVTGSRKFARLITEEKYEEAIEVARDQVEGGAQVIDINMDEGMLDSEACMVKYINLISAEPDIARVPLMIDSSKWNVIEAGLKCAQGKSIVNSISLKEGEENFIQQAKKIKLYGAAVIVMAFDETGQADNYERRIEIAQRSYDVLVKKVKFPPQDIIFDLNIFPVATGMEEHRRNAIDFFRATKWVRENLPGVHVSGGVSNVSFSFRGNNPVREAMHSAFLYHGRRAGMDMGIVNPSMLEVYDDIPKDLLDLVEDVLLDRKEDSTERLLDFAEQIKDKGKTKKKDDKEWRKLPLAKRIEHALVKGIVEFIEEDAEEARQQYDKPIEVIEGPLMDGMNVVGDLFGSGKMFLPQVVKSARVMKKGVAYLIPYIEKEKERSGTAHEAKGKVLMATVKGDVHDIGKNIVSVVLGCNNYDVVDMGVMVPAEDILAKAKEEQADVIGLSGLITPSLDEMVNVAEMMEKEGFTIPLLIGGATTSKIHTAVKIEPNYSGPVIHVLDASRSVPVVSNLLNKKNREAFAQEIREDYQQMRDRHSKKKKTKNFVPIAEARENKFQTDWSSREVVKPRFLGFRTFDDYSLEEISHYIDWTPFFMTWELAGKFPKILDDEVVGEQARILYRDAQQMLKKVIDEKLLTAKAVVGFFPANAIGDDDTELYQFDSHGNEDRTQVLTTLHHLRQQTKKAKGKDYMSLADFVAPKDSGIEDYVGGFAVTAGLGSDEVAKKYEEDHDDYNSIMIKAIADRLAEAFAELMHERVRKEFWAYVPDEQLNSESLIREQYQGIRPAPGYPACPDHTEKETLFKLLDVTKSTGISLTESYAMFPASSVSGWYFSHPDSKYFGISKVDKDQVEDYAKRKGMDLSAMEKWLSSNLGYDPK is encoded by the coding sequence ATGAGTAATACTACAAACATAGAAGATTCACTAGTTGCCAAAGTAACTAAAGACCCGAATATTCCAGACATGCGCCTTAGCGGCCTGGAGCCACTGCTGGTCAATGAAACTACCGGCTTCGTGAATGTGGGAGAGAGAACCAATGTAACTGGTTCACGCAAGTTCGCTCGCCTGATTACGGAAGAGAAGTATGAAGAGGCCATTGAGGTAGCCCGCGACCAGGTAGAAGGAGGTGCGCAGGTGATTGATATCAACATGGATGAGGGCATGCTGGACAGTGAAGCCTGCATGGTCAAATATATTAATCTAATCTCTGCTGAGCCGGACATCGCTCGCGTTCCACTGATGATAGACTCTTCTAAATGGAATGTGATAGAAGCGGGGCTTAAGTGTGCTCAGGGAAAAAGTATTGTCAACTCAATTAGTTTAAAAGAAGGAGAAGAAAACTTCATTCAACAGGCCAAAAAAATCAAGTTATACGGCGCAGCGGTGATCGTCATGGCTTTTGACGAAACCGGCCAGGCCGATAATTACGAGCGGCGCATAGAAATCGCTCAGCGCTCCTACGATGTACTGGTCAAGAAAGTGAAATTCCCTCCCCAGGATATCATTTTTGACCTGAATATTTTTCCGGTAGCTACCGGTATGGAAGAGCATCGGCGCAACGCCATAGACTTTTTCCGCGCTACCAAATGGGTAAGAGAAAATCTACCCGGCGTACACGTGAGCGGAGGAGTGAGTAACGTATCCTTCTCCTTTCGGGGCAACAATCCTGTTCGGGAAGCCATGCACTCTGCCTTCCTTTATCATGGTCGCCGGGCGGGTATGGATATGGGCATTGTAAACCCCAGCATGCTGGAAGTGTATGATGACATTCCTAAAGACCTGCTGGACCTGGTGGAAGATGTACTGCTGGACAGGAAAGAGGATTCTACCGAGCGCCTTTTGGATTTTGCCGAACAGATCAAAGACAAAGGTAAAACCAAAAAGAAAGACGATAAAGAATGGCGTAAGCTGCCTTTAGCCAAGCGGATAGAGCATGCTCTGGTCAAAGGTATTGTAGAATTTATTGAGGAGGATGCGGAAGAAGCCCGTCAGCAGTACGATAAGCCTATAGAAGTAATTGAAGGCCCGCTGATGGACGGTATGAATGTGGTAGGCGACCTCTTTGGCTCCGGTAAGATGTTTCTTCCCCAGGTAGTAAAAAGCGCCCGTGTAATGAAAAAAGGCGTGGCCTACCTTATTCCTTATATAGAAAAAGAGAAAGAAAGATCTGGCACCGCTCACGAAGCCAAAGGCAAAGTGCTGATGGCCACCGTAAAAGGTGACGTACACGATATCGGTAAAAATATTGTGAGTGTGGTACTGGGCTGTAATAACTACGATGTGGTGGACATGGGCGTAATGGTCCCTGCAGAAGATATACTCGCTAAAGCGAAAGAAGAGCAGGCCGATGTTATCGGATTGAGCGGATTGATCACCCCTTCGCTGGATGAAATGGTAAATGTTGCCGAGATGATGGAGAAAGAAGGGTTTACCATTCCCCTGTTGATCGGTGGGGCTACTACGTCCAAAATTCATACGGCTGTAAAGATAGAGCCCAACTATAGTGGCCCGGTGATTCATGTATTGGATGCATCACGCTCAGTGCCGGTAGTGAGCAATCTGCTCAATAAGAAAAACCGGGAAGCTTTTGCGCAGGAGATCCGGGAAGATTACCAGCAAATGCGTGACAGGCATTCCAAAAAGAAAAAGACTAAGAATTTTGTACCCATAGCAGAAGCTCGGGAGAATAAATTTCAGACCGATTGGTCGTCTCGTGAGGTAGTTAAGCCTCGCTTTCTGGGTTTCCGCACTTTTGATGATTACTCTCTGGAGGAAATCAGCCACTATATAGACTGGACGCCCTTCTTCATGACCTGGGAGCTCGCTGGTAAATTTCCCAAAATACTGGATGATGAGGTGGTAGGAGAGCAGGCACGTATTCTATACCGCGATGCGCAGCAAATGCTCAAAAAGGTGATAGATGAGAAACTCCTCACCGCTAAAGCCGTGGTAGGTTTCTTTCCTGCCAATGCCATAGGAGATGATGATACTGAGCTTTACCAGTTTGATAGTCACGGCAATGAGGATCGCACTCAGGTACTGACCACTTTACATCACCTGAGGCAACAAACGAAAAAGGCTAAAGGGAAAGATTATATGAGCCTGGCAGACTTTGTGGCTCCCAAAGATAGCGGCATTGAGGATTATGTAGGTGGTTTTGCCGTAACGGCTGGGCTGGGTTCTGATGAAGTCGCAAAAAAATACGAAGAGGATCATGATGATTATAATTCTATTATGATCAAAGCGATTGCCGACAGGTTGGCGGAAGCTTTTGCAGAGCTGATGCATGAACGTGTGCGTAAAGAGTTCTGGGCTTATGTTCCTGATGAGCAGCTTAATAGTGAGTCCTTGATCCGCGAGCAGTATCAGGGGATAAGACCAGCACCAGGTTATCCTGCCTGCCCCGACCATACGGAGAAAGAGACGCTCTTTAAGCTATTAGATGTGACCAAAAGCACTGGGATCTCCCTTACAGAAAGCTACGCTATGTTTCCGGCATCTTCAGTTAGTGGCTGGTACTTTTCTCACCCGGACTCAAAATACTTCGGTATATCTAAGGTGGATAAGGATCAGGTGGAAGATTATGCCAAGCGTAAAGGAATGGACCTTTCTGCTATGGAAAAGTGGCTCAGTTCTAATCTGGGATATGATCCTAAATAA
- a CDS encoding transposase: MSDYRHWDQLEHAEDYVVFPENVGEYITIDETAVSQGELYTVITNKAARGNKGCLIAMIKGTNSERVKSILLRKIPLEKRRLVKEVTLDMAAIPWGPVWNRS, translated from the coding sequence TTGAGTGACTACAGGCATTGGGATCAGTTAGAGCATGCCGAGGATTATGTTGTTTTTCCTGAGAATGTTGGTGAATATATCACTATTGATGAAACAGCAGTTTCACAGGGTGAACTTTACACAGTGATCACCAACAAAGCGGCCAGGGGGAATAAAGGCTGCCTTATTGCAATGATCAAGGGTACTAACAGTGAACGAGTAAAGTCTATCCTGCTTAGAAAGATCCCATTAGAAAAAAGGAGGCTGGTCAAAGAAGTCACCTTAGACATGGCGGCCATTCCATGGGGGCCAGTATGGAACAGATCGTGA
- a CDS encoding geranylgeranylglycerol-phosphate geranylgeranyltransferase, which translates to MKSARIAYRGKSILTGFAKVTRVHNLVILALTQYFTAIFLADIHTTWKGYAKDHELFLLIFSTSIIAAGGYLINDYYDIKIDYINKPNRVIVGRLIKRRYVMIAHTILNILGIGIGFYLSPKVGLVNFIAAFLLWLYSNQLKRLPLVGNLVIAGLSGLAVWVVSIYFPQNQLLVYTYAVFAFAISLLREIIKDIEDMQGDESFGCKTLPILLGVRYTKLFLYFLSALFIFLLFFMSGMLGNKTLIAYFLILIIPITYFIVRLVYADTKKEFNFLSNFCKLLMLSGIISMSFF; encoded by the coding sequence ATGAAATCTGCCAGAATCGCATATCGTGGAAAGTCTATCCTCACTGGTTTTGCCAAGGTGACCCGTGTGCACAACCTTGTGATCCTCGCTTTGACCCAGTACTTTACCGCTATTTTTCTGGCTGATATACATACTACCTGGAAAGGTTATGCCAAAGATCATGAGCTATTTCTTCTGATTTTCTCTACAAGCATTATCGCGGCAGGCGGTTATCTGATTAACGACTACTACGATATAAAGATTGACTATATTAACAAGCCCAACAGAGTGATTGTAGGCAGGCTGATCAAACGCAGATATGTAATGATCGCCCATACCATACTCAATATATTAGGTATTGGCATTGGCTTTTACCTTTCGCCTAAAGTCGGACTGGTTAATTTTATTGCAGCTTTTTTACTCTGGCTGTATTCCAATCAGCTCAAGCGCCTTCCGCTGGTAGGAAACCTGGTTATTGCAGGTTTGTCAGGGCTTGCGGTTTGGGTAGTGTCCATTTATTTTCCGCAAAATCAACTTCTGGTATATACCTATGCTGTTTTTGCCTTTGCTATCTCCTTGTTGAGAGAAATTATCAAGGACATAGAAGATATGCAGGGCGATGAGTCCTTTGGCTGCAAAACGCTACCCATACTTTTAGGTGTACGCTACACCAAGTTGTTTTTATATTTTCTCTCCGCCTTATTTATCTTTTTGCTCTTCTTTATGTCCGGTATGCTGGGTAATAAGACTCTGATCGCTTATTTTTTGATCCTCATCATTCCTATTACCTACTTCATTGTGCGACTTGTATATGCGGATACCAAAAAGGAGTTTAATTTTTTGAGTAATTTCTGTAAGCTGCTGATGCTCAGCGGAATTATCAGTATGTCATTTTTCTGA
- a CDS encoding transposase: MDKAIISLFLPDGMLDYFEVTSVEKTEESYTISLAEKNQHPEEYAGENLISKGYFAEITVKDFPIRGKACYLKVKRRRWWNEDTGKVVFRNWELVAQGTRMTMEFASFLKALHRYHTGKL, from the coding sequence TTGGATAAAGCTATCATTTCTTTGTTTCTACCGGATGGGATGCTTGACTATTTTGAAGTTACTTCAGTAGAAAAGACAGAAGAGAGCTACACTATTAGTTTAGCAGAGAAGAACCAGCATCCGGAGGAATATGCAGGTGAGAACCTCATCTCCAAAGGCTATTTTGCAGAAATTACTGTAAAAGATTTTCCCATACGCGGTAAAGCCTGCTATCTGAAAGTAAAACGCAGAAGGTGGTGGAATGAAGATACAGGAAAGGTAGTTTTTAGAAACTGGGAATTGGTGGCTCAGGGCACGCGAATGACTATGGAATTCGCGTCTTTTTTAAAAGCATTGCATCGATACCACACCGGTAAGCTGTAA
- a CDS encoding WD40/YVTN/BNR-like repeat-containing protein: MNIKAIFWVVGILFLATACDENDPMGDGNEQIPSQTWTYTGLGDYYVNEVEVSGDWVYAATQEGMFKKMLGSEDTVWSDAGLSGMEVTDFAILTNEHLLASVALSAENPSATLYETNNAGNSWTALQSDFGGQQGAITCQALDVNPVNADIVFGRGAYNVAKSTDGGQSWTSVFADWDNAGYQADLIRVSDENPDVIWAGGETSIFSPYMVKSTDGGQNWLPIRVPADGDNAVYSMVIKSENSDQLLVGMEGRIIYSADAGENWEIVLSPDNYSYFHDMQNSREDGDKVYAAGTDGGTDLGDIIIYTTTDFGQSWNTVQYGGQQEKQYAALDLGLFSGTTEEAMYVATNHGVFIYKP, encoded by the coding sequence ATGAATATCAAAGCTATTTTTTGGGTAGTAGGCATACTATTCCTGGCTACTGCTTGTGATGAAAACGATCCTATGGGAGACGGAAATGAGCAAATTCCTTCTCAAACCTGGACCTACACCGGCCTGGGAGATTATTATGTAAATGAAGTAGAGGTATCCGGTGACTGGGTGTATGCAGCTACCCAGGAGGGGATGTTCAAAAAAATGTTGGGCAGCGAAGATACGGTATGGTCAGATGCCGGATTGTCTGGCATGGAGGTCACTGACTTTGCCATACTAACCAATGAGCATTTGCTGGCTAGTGTAGCGCTAAGTGCGGAAAACCCTTCCGCCACCTTGTACGAAACTAATAACGCTGGAAACAGCTGGACTGCATTACAGTCAGATTTCGGTGGGCAGCAGGGAGCCATCACTTGTCAGGCTCTGGATGTAAACCCTGTTAATGCTGATATCGTCTTCGGAAGAGGTGCATATAATGTGGCTAAATCTACTGATGGCGGTCAGAGCTGGACCAGCGTATTTGCTGACTGGGATAATGCGGGTTACCAGGCTGACTTGATCCGGGTAAGCGATGAAAACCCTGACGTCATCTGGGCAGGGGGTGAAACGAGCATTTTCTCTCCTTATATGGTAAAATCTACCGATGGAGGACAGAACTGGCTGCCTATAAGGGTCCCTGCTGATGGCGACAACGCTGTCTACTCTATGGTGATCAAGTCAGAAAACTCAGATCAGTTGCTTGTAGGAATGGAAGGGCGTATTATCTACTCAGCGGATGCAGGAGAGAACTGGGAGATTGTGCTAAGCCCGGATAATTATAGTTATTTTCATGACATGCAAAATAGCAGGGAAGATGGTGACAAAGTATATGCTGCGGGTACCGATGGCGGAACTGATTTGGGGGATATTATTATCTATACAACTACCGATTTTGGGCAGAGCTGGAACACTGTTCAGTATGGTGGCCAGCAAGAAAAACAATATGCCGCGCTGGACCTGGGCTTATTCTCCGGAACCACTGAAGAGGCTATGTATGTAGCCACCAATCATGGAGTGTTTATTTATAAGCCATAA
- a CDS encoding ISAon1 family transposase: protein MGASMEQIVTKTFTKAVLVTDRFHVQKLAYEAVQEMRIAYRWEAIEQENQEMELSKEVGRTFVANRLENGDTPKQLLVRSRYLLFKDKSKWTSSQVHRAEILFKLYPQLEQAYELAQKLGHIYQNTKEKGVAFTRLARWYDQVEKAGFKSFNTVSRTIQQHYKTILNFFDRRSTNAAAESFNAKIKAFRSQFRGVRNISFFLYRLSKIYA from the coding sequence ATGGGGGCCAGTATGGAACAGATCGTGACTAAGACATTTACCAAAGCTGTTTTAGTCACCGATCGTTTTCATGTGCAAAAACTGGCTTATGAAGCAGTTCAGGAAATGAGGATAGCTTATCGCTGGGAAGCTATTGAGCAAGAGAACCAAGAAATGGAATTGAGCAAAGAAGTAGGCAGAACCTTCGTTGCCAACAGGTTAGAAAATGGTGATACTCCTAAACAACTACTGGTCAGGAGCAGGTACCTGCTCTTCAAGGACAAAAGCAAATGGACGTCTTCCCAAGTCCACAGGGCAGAAATCCTGTTCAAACTCTATCCACAGCTTGAGCAAGCTTATGAATTAGCTCAAAAGCTAGGACATATATACCAAAACACTAAAGAGAAAGGTGTCGCTTTCACCAGACTGGCCAGATGGTATGATCAGGTAGAAAAAGCTGGCTTTAAATCTTTCAATACAGTCTCTAGAACCATTCAGCAACACTATAAAACTATCTTAAACTTCTTTGATAGAAGAAGTACTAATGCTGCTGCTGAATCTTTCAATGCCAAAATCAAAGCTTTCAGGTCACAGTTCAGAGGGGTGAGAAACATTAGCTTCTTCCTCTACAGACTTTCCAAAATCTATGCTTAG